In Spirochaetota bacterium, the genomic stretch TTATGATATGTATATGAGACTTTTAAAAGAAGAAGTTCAAAAATTACAAGGAAATGAAACAAATTATATTGATACATTAATTGATTTATCTTATGATGCATTTATTCCCGATATATATATCCATGATCCTGCATTAAAAATGGAAGTATATAAAAATATTATATCTTTAAGAAACCAATTAGAAAGTGATAATCTAAAAAAAGAATTACGAGATAGATATGGATCCTTCCCCTATGAAATAGAAACATTATTTGAAATCTCTAAATTAAAATTAGAAGCAAACACTATCGGCATCACCTCTATTACAGAAAAATCAACTCACATAGAAATAGTTTTTTCTAGTAATTCTAAAGCAAATCCTTTAAAAATATTAGAAATTGCAAAAAATGGAGAACATCCTGTTTCATTCAACCCTTACAATCCAAATCAACTTAATTATCAAACATTTGAATCCAATGCTGAACAAAAAGTAAAAAGATTAACAACATTTTTAAGAGATATTCAAGATCATTAAAAAATAGAGACTCTTAAGAGTCTCTATTTTTTAATATATTTTGAATAAGGATTTCTAACTCTTCTGGAGTATGATAGAAGAATTTAATAGAACCTCTATCTATATTACCTGAAATCTTTGTTTTTACACCAAGAATTTTTACTAATTTTTCTTCTAAAGATTGTATTCTATGATTATATGAGACAGAATTTGATTTTTGAATATTATTTTTATTTATATCATCGGATAAAATTTTTCTTGTCAAATCTTCTGTTTGACGAACAGAGAGATCCTCTTCTTCTGATATACGAGCAACCTCTTCCATTTTTTGAAAATTTGGATAAAGAGATAAGATAGCTCTACCATGACCTTCTGAAATATTATTGTTAATAACTCTTGTTCTTATAGAATCTGGTAATTTTAATAATCGTAATGTATTCGCTACACTGGTACGACTTTTACCCACAACTAGAGAGACCTCTTCTTGAGTTAAATTCACTCTATCTATCATTTCTTGATAAGCTTCAGCAACCTCTATAGCATTCAAATCAGTACGTTGAATATTTTCTATCAAAGCAACAGCTAATCTATCTTTATCTTCAAACTCTCTAATAACTATAGGAACTGTTTTCATTCCTGCAAGCTTCGATGCTCTTAAACGGCGTTCACCAGCGACAAGTTCATATGTTCCATCGCCAAGATCAGATACAACTAAAGGTTGAATTATCCCATGTTTTCTAATAGAATCCGCTAACTCTTCTAAAAAAGCCTCATCAAATTCTTTTCTAGGTTGATATCTACTTGGTAAAACATCATTAGGACTAACAGTTAAGACTCCATTGTTTTTTGGTGCATATTCATTTTCTAGTGGTTTTATTTCAACCAAAGGACTTACAATATGCTCCTCAACTAATGCAGCCAAACCCTTTCCTAAACCCTTTTTCTTCATTGACATTATTTAACAACCCCTATATACCAGACTTTTTAATAAACTCATCACCAAAAGATGTGTAAGATTTTGAACCCTGTGAAGAAGAATCGTATTCATAAATAGCAACACCATGAGATGGTGCTTCACTAAGACGTATATTTCTTGGAATAATAGTATCATAAACCTTCTCACCAAAGAAAGATTTAGCTTCATTCAGAACATCTTTTGACAAATTAGTACGTTGATCAAACATCGTAATCAAAACTCCTTCAATACCTAAATTAGAATTTGTAGAGCTTTTCACCAATTTAACAGCCTGTAACAATTGAGCCAAACCTTCCATTGCATAAAACTCACTTTGCAATGGAATAAGAACACTATTTGCAGCGGTCAAACCATTTAACGTAAACAAACCTAAAGATGGGGGAGTATCCATCAATATCAAATCATAATCTCTAGAAACCTCTTCTAAAGATTTTTTTATAATATACTCTTTACCACGCTGATCAAACAATTCAGCTTGAGCACCAGCAAGATCCATAGAAACAGGAACAATATCAAGATTTTCATACTTTGAACAAACAATAACCTCTTTGAAAGTTTTATCACCTATAAAAACACTGTATATACCCTTGTTCAAATTAGAAGAAACTTTTACCCCTAAACCTGAACAAGAATTTCCTTGAGGATCAAGATCTAATAACAAAACTTTTTTACCTACACTAGCAACATAGGTAGCCAAATTAACACAAGTTGTTGTTTTCCCAACCCCACCTTTTTGATTTGCAACAACAATTATTTTAACCATAAATAACAACGCTCCATATATGCATTTGTTTTATAAAATATTGTTTCACGTGAAACAATTATTGATTTTTAATTTTATTTTTTCTCTTTAGCAGAAAGTTTGTGCAAATAAATATCCAAATAAATATCCAAAAAACAACGATAATAACAATGAATCTTGTTTGCTCGGGTAGAGGGATTGATTGTGATAAATATTCTGTTTTCGGCGCTACTGTGGTTTTTAGATCTTTTCTTAATAGAAAATCTATAGAATTAATAAAAAAATCAGCATTCCCACCTGTATACAATCTAGCGTTATCAATGAATTCTGTAGAACCAAAAACAATCGATCTTCTTTGACTTTTCATATTTGTTTTGTTTGCAATAATAGAAGATATTGCTAAACAATAAATCCCTGTAATATCTTCTTCTCCTTTTGTATACAAACCTTTTTCAAAAGATCGTTCACCAAATCCATATTGAGACATTTTGGCTAATGGTCTTATATCATAGATGTTGTTACTATCTGATAATTCTTTGGGTAATGAATATACAACGGAGGCGGATGGGAAAATCACAGATTGTTTTTTATTTTTTAATAATAGCGTGATTTCTGATTTTGGAGACAGTGTAGGGATAATAGAAAATTCACCACTATTTTTCGCTACTCTACTAGGATCAACAGCTACATTTGGTAAAAAAACAAATCCTGATTTCATTAATAAAAAATTAAGATCAGCTATGGTGTTTCTACTAACCATGTACAAAACATTGCCACCATTATTTATATAATTTTCTATTGATTGGTATGTTTGTGGAGATAACGCTGTTCTTGGGTCTGCAATAATTAAAATATCTAATTTTTTAGGAACATCAGGATAATGATCTAAATTAATTGCAGAGACATTGTATCTTCTATCAAGAAGTGTTTTTTTAATTCCATCATATCCGCCGACACCTAGAGAATTAAAATCTAATTCACCATGTCCTGTTAAATAAGAAATATCAATTTCTTTATTATTATTAAGTTTATCAATAATAGCTGAAAATATTGTTTCACCTTTGTAATTAATCTCATCTTGATTTAAATTTTCAATTAATATATTTGGGGTTACATATTCTCGTCTTTCATTCATTTCAAAAACAATAGTCCCATTTTGTCTAATACCATATTCTTCTGCTTTTGATTTATTTCTAATGGGATCAGTTGTCAATAATTCAATCATTTTAGGATTTGAGGATTCATAACGCTTTCCTAATTTTTTTGCATAATCAACCAATCCTTTTATAGAGTTTTCATCATTATCATAAGAAAAAACAGT encodes the following:
- a CDS encoding GldG family protein → MKNKYIILIICFVVSIILSIVSYIFFGERSIFLRVSLLLMLISIIFNIIYFRNNISQQLKRGKYSRIKLVESFTVLFFSIILFSLVKSFDLNVDWTARKLFNLSQESKTIISQIKTPLTITVFSYDNDENSIKGLVDYAKKLGKRYESSNPKMIELLTTDPIRNKSKAEEYGIRQNGTIVFEMNERREYVTPNILIENLNQDEINYKGETIFSAIIDKLNNNKEIDISYLTGHGELDFNSLGVGGYDGIKKTLLDRRYNVSAINLDHYPDVPKKLDILIIADPRTALSPQTYQSIENYINNGGNVLYMVSRNTIADLNFLLMKSGFVFLPNVAVDPSRVAKNSGEFSIIPTLSPKSEITLLLKNKKQSVIFPSASVVYSLPKELSDSNNIYDIRPLAKMSQYGFGERSFEKGLYTKGEEDITGIYCLAISSIIANKTNMKSQRRSIVFGSTEFIDNARLYTGGNADFFINSIDFLLRKDLKTTVAPKTEYLSQSIPLPEQTRFIVIIVVFWIFIWIFICTNFLLKRKNKIKNQ
- a CDS encoding ParA family protein, with the protein product MVKIIVVANQKGGVGKTTTCVNLATYVASVGKKVLLLDLDPQGNSCSGLGVKVSSNLNKGIYSVFIGDKTFKEVIVCSKYENLDIVPVSMDLAGAQAELFDQRGKEYIIKKSLEEVSRDYDLILMDTPPSLGLFTLNGLTAANSVLIPLQSEFYAMEGLAQLLQAVKLVKSSTNSNLGIEGVLITMFDQRTNLSKDVLNEAKSFFGEKVYDTIIPRNIRLSEAPSHGVAIYEYDSSSQGSKSYTSFGDEFIKKSGI
- a CDS encoding ParB/RepB/Spo0J family partition protein, with the translated sequence MSMKKKGLGKGLAALVEEHIVSPLVEIKPLENEYAPKNNGVLTVSPNDVLPSRYQPRKEFDEAFLEELADSIRKHGIIQPLVVSDLGDGTYELVAGERRLRASKLAGMKTVPIVIREFEDKDRLAVALIENIQRTDLNAIEVAEAYQEMIDRVNLTQEEVSLVVGKSRTSVANTLRLLKLPDSIRTRVINNNISEGHGRAILSLYPNFQKMEEVARISEEEDLSVRQTEDLTRKILSDDINKNNIQKSNSVSYNHRIQSLEEKLVKILGVKTKISGNIDRGSIKFFYHTPEELEILIQNILKNRDS